Below is a window of Epinephelus fuscoguttatus linkage group LG12, E.fuscoguttatus.final_Chr_v1 DNA.
GAGTAGCCTGCCTTACTCTGCTTCTAATTGGAtaaccctgacattcttaccttAACCCAAACAATTCCCACTCCcctgcctaaacctgaccaatccaaccaatgaaAGCAAGAAGTATTAACCAATCATAGAGTGTAGGGCGGGTCATTCCTTCACTTTTCTAGGGTTTGCAAAtttgcatttcacacacacacgcacacacacgcacgcacgcacgcacgcacgcacgcacacacacacacacacacacacacacacacaccttttgtGTCTTAGTCTTTAGTTTAGGATATGTCGTCTGTTTTGATTATTCTCTTGTGAATAAACACATTTGGAATATCATGCTGTTTATTAAATATTGAACAAATAAATCTTGTCAACTTCTCCTATatctaaaacaacaaaatccTTCAGTCTGTACTACTGATAAGTAATTTTGCTTATAGTTATATTCTAAGTATTAATCAGAGTTCAGAATTAATGCTACATGATATAATTAATAACTAGTTTTAATTATCATAATTATTTCTGATAGAAATTTTAAAACTTAACCATGACCTCAAACCTTACCAAGAACACAACATTAGTGATggaaataatgaaaatacagaTACTTTCAGAAAAGTGAGGTACCACCAgcatcattttttaattcaacaaaGTTATTGCAcgtatacattttaaaatggtaaATTAATTTAGACAAaatttttcaattcaattcacaaGCACCATTCAGACAcatattcatacactggtggccgaggctgcaAGACAAGGGGCTACCTGCTCATCAGATAAACATTCACATCAGAAAGCTCAGCCATCGGAAGCAGTTTTggattcagtatcttgcccaaggacactttgacatgtagaCTGCATGGGTCAGGGATGGAACCAATAAGCTTCTCAGTGGTGGCTCTACCTACTGAGCCACAGTCGCCTCGATGCCGATGGTCAAAAGGACCATTGTGGCCATTATTTTTTAGTGTTGATGTAGATTTAATGTAATAAactttgtgtatgtgttaaTAAATATACAGAGAGCAGAACAACATTATATGTTTGGCACAATGTACAATTCCAAAAGACCAGTTTAAATTCATATAATTTCTAAATAAGTTTCTGTGCATGACAGTCTTTTTAATCCCAAACAGACATCTGGAGCCCTGTCCTGGATATTCAGCtgtcttttctgtctccagTTTGTGGGTGTGTGGTGAGCAGAGCGGCAGCTTTCCTCTCCCAGTCAGGACACTGTGTTGACGTCCTTTGTGGgtaacacagcagcagatctGAACCTGCTCAGAGTCCTCCTGATGGACTCTCGCAGCTCCTTGTTCCTCAGACTGTAGATCATCGGGTTTAGGAAAGGAGTCAGAGCGGAGAACAGCACAGACACAATGATACGGTcctaaaacaaaatcaaatatagATTGAACAAACTTTAATAAACACACGAGGTTCACTCTGCCATTTACCACAGATCCTGATGATGACAAAGTTGGTCAGTCTGTCGTCCAACACTTTTGAATGTTCAGATTTCTATGAAATGTTCTGTGAAGGCTTGTGCTCCCCAACCAGCCAAGCAGCATCAGCATGATTCCTCTTATTGTTGGTGACCATTAAACTTTGAGGCTGGtgcctttttaatattttgtttgacAAAGTATTTTCAAGACCAAATggacaaatgcacatttaaTTTGCTGTGGATATCATCATCTGGATGAATCCGAGAGGTCGGGGCAGAGTACAACACAGTGTCGGTGATGCACACTTAGAAAGATATTCATGGTAACCAGAGGGTCAGTCCTGAAGATTTTGGCCTTCTTCTGACTTTCCCTCTATCTAATACATATTCACTGATAGCATCAGGGCATAAGAATGGTTACCTGTAACCAGAAATAGATATGTGAAAGACTGCAGGCCAGACTGCCACGAATTATACTATACATGTCATTCTCCGGAGGATTTATAACTTCATGACTAATTTCTCTGCGCCACTCCCAACACTGCTCTGATGGAAAGAGTCTACAGCTGATGCTGCTTTTCAGATTAATGCTTACACAGgcatgctaacacgctcacaatgacaacaagTTGATGATTCGCAGGGATAAAGATTGTCAAGTTCGCCATCTTAGTTTAACGTTTCTATCCCTCTGTGCAGATGACAGCCGCGGCTCAAAGCAATGTGTTTCCAATTTTGTCCATCAGTCCCATTTATGTGAATGTATTATTacaatttgacacaaatgtcctctTGTACTCAATGATGAACCGGGATTTTAGTAGTCATACGTCCAACATCAAGGTgactgtgacctcgtctgtctcattcttgtgaaagcgctatctcaagaacaccttaagggaattttctcaatttaagcacaaacgtccacttggactcaaaaatgaaatAGAATGATGCCTGCAAGCTCGTTCAGGCTATCAGCTCaagctgcactgattcatacacaTACACTACTCTATTGTCGATAAAACACATCCTCTTCCCAGCTCTCCCTTTGCTTTGTCAATGCCACTGCTGCCCTGCATCAGCACTGCTGCTCGCTCTGtcagccccacctccaccccagcatccacctgcaggctcCCGCTAAGGGGGGAAATATTTAATCATAACTGCCCAATATCTCATGTGAACATATCTGCGGGGAGCGAAGAGTTAAGACACACTGAAAATGTGAGTTGACTGAAgtcattagaatttggtggtcaaaggtcgtcactttgaccttgcatccatctcattcttgtgaatgcaatttctcaagaaggccttgagggggTCTTCTCAAATTTGTCACAAATGACCACTTAGACCTAAGAGTGCACTGACTAGaatttttttggtcaaaggtcaaaatgtAACTGTGTACGAAGCGATAATTCTAGTTGTGTGCTAACATGACACATGAAAATGATCTGGTGAAAGCACTCGGTGAAAACTCAGAGGTTCACCAAAGTAATTGAGATTAATCCCGAGGGGAACATGAAAGTGCGTACCAAACTTcctggcaatccatccaataggttagttgttgaaatattttgcTTGAAACCATAAATATCAACCTCAAGGTGGAGCTAGAAGACAAGTCAGGGGATCATCAACGTTATTAAGATACATCCTCTGGGGACCCTGAATATCTGAACTATAGCAATCCTTCCAATAGTTGTTTACAGATTTCGGTCTGGACTGAAGTGGTGGAGTGACATTTATAGAATCAGACTCAGCGACCCAGTCTGCTGAGAAGGGCCACAGGATGTGACTGAAAGCTTTGGAAACACAAATGGACCCAATCTTGACATTTGTTTGTCAGGCTTCTGCTTCAAAGGTCAAAAATGAAACTCTGAACTCTTTGCGAGTCTTATTTAAAATACTGGTTTTGAAAACAGCACTCTTAATCGTATTTTTTGGTAGACATATATGAGACTAAAACAAAGGCAAAGGTAAGTATTAAACCTGAATGATTTGTCTCGTACCTCAGGTGAAAACTTTCCCACCCTGTAGGAGATGTATACACACGAGGCCGAGCTGTAAGAGATGGACACCACAGTCAGGTGGGCGGCACATGTCCTGAAGGCCTTTAGTCTTTGAGCGACACCCATCCTCGATATGGAAACACCAATCAGGATGTAGGAGGTGAGGATGAGGACTCCTGTGGTCAGTAGCGCCAGTATGACGAAGGAAATGGACACAATGTTATCTATGGTGGTGTTACCACACACCAGGCGCCGTACAGAAGACAGGTCACACCAGCCATTCCTCACCACATTGGGGCCGCAGTAAAGCCGCTGCCAGGTCATGGAGGTAGCTGGTAGTGTGCAGAAGGCGGCAAAACTCCAGGCTCCTGCGATGAGGAGCAGCCGGACGGGCCGAGTCATGACTGCCGTGTAGCGCAGAGGGTTGCAGATGGCCACGTAGCGGTCATACGCCATGACAGTCAGGATGGCATAGTCAGTTACACCTAGCTGAAAGAAGAAATACATCTGGAGGAAGCAGCCTGGGACGGAAATGGTATTCACGTCTGTCAGGAGGCCCGACAGCATTTTggggatggtggtggtggtgaagaGGATGTCCACGAAGGAGAggttggagaggaagaaatacATGGGAGAGTTGAGCTTTGAATCAGTCAGCACCTGCGTGAGAATAAACAAGGTGAGATTAAGACACTAATAATTCCATTTTAGTCAGactgaggtaaaactgatgAAATGAACTTTAATAGATTATTTTGTACCACAAAGATGATCATGCTGTTTCCTCCCAGGATGATGATGTAACCCAGAAGCAGGAAGACAAAAACTATCATCTTTTTCTCACCAAGGCTGGCGAGGCCCTGGATGATGAAGAAAGTGACGCCATCAGGCTTCCAGGTGCCGTTAACAGAGCTGGATCTCTGATTGGTCAACAAGGGCAGGTATGAATCTGGAGAAAGAGTGAGGTAAGGGTGGGGTTAGTCAGGCATGTGCATACACGGGGTGTCTCTCAAAGTCAGGGAAAGAGCCTCACACTGCCAAATTTCAAGGAGGATACGTCATCGTCCCGccgaaggactgttccaatgtcaaggatccttgtGAATTTCACAGAGGATTgagtccttctttcagagaaCGGATGCATGTGTGGATCCTCTGCTGGTATAAAATCCCCTCAATGCTTTGCACACACGatttgctggaagtgaaggcGGGGCCTCTTAAATGAAACTTGTGCCAGAGGAACTGGGCAGGATTTAGacaaatatgtcatttatttggattaatgtCTCCacgagtttttaaaaaatactgacagaaacctcataatttgcactttccaatgtgtccactgccgaataatgagatttttaaaataaggtGATTTAGgtaaaacataaaagtttttaaataaatcatttacagcagagatggagcgcTAAAAGTCACGTGACTCTGAAAATACagtttaatcaatcaatcaatcaatcaatcaattttatttataaagcccaatatcacaaatcacaatttgcctcacagggctttacagcatacgacatccctctgtccttatgaccctcacagctgatcaggaaaaactccccaaaaaaacttttaacaggggaaaaaatggtagaaacctcaggaagagcaactgaggagggatccctcttccaggacggacagacgtgcaatagatgtcgtacagaaggGACCTACACCTAAGGGAAGCATGTATAGAatgaataggattggtccgagcacagaaccttgtggaactccaaaacaaactttagtatttACAGTTGTTTAAAATTTTACATCAGAGAGTGCCAAAATGACCACAGTACCCTGAAACACCCGGTGACACttgttagcctgttccaatgtgtgttcactgaatggtAGGAAGGACTCTGTCTCTGCAGGATCCTTCCTTGGAAGGACTCATCCttccaaggaaggatccttgactttgagaaacacccactGACTCCAGGTGGTGCTGAAGCATCTGCCCTTTTGGCCTCTGACTAGATAAGCGCTCTTTACAcccaacattttattctatttcttATTAATTTTAGATTGTAGTTTATCAATTTGGCCCATCGCAACAATTTTTAAGTAAAGTGTGGTCCTCCTCCAAGAACCGCCACCTTATcctggtggaggagtttgagtgccctaatgactctaggagctatgctgtcagGGGCATTTttcccctggtagggtttcccatggcagattggttctgggagAAGGGTCAGACatagaacggttcaaaagacccctCATGATGGAAGACAACAGGAGATCATGTACCCGgccccggagggttaccggggccccgccctggtgCCAGGCatggggttggggcccgtgggcgagcgcctggtggccAGGCCTTTGCCCATgaggtccggccgggcccagcctgAACcagctacatgggctcgtccccatGCAGGCCCACCACttgcagagggatccagaagggagTGGTGCattgtggattgggcagcagaccaaggcgggggccttggtggtccgatcctcggctacggaagttggctcttgggacatggaatgtcacagCAGGGAAgtagccggagcttgtggaagaggttgagcgttACCAGCTAGATATCATTGGTCTCACCTCGACGCATAGTTCtggctctggaacccaagtccttgagaggggttggactctctcctttgctggagttgctctGGGTGAGACgtggagggccggggtgggctttctgatcgcccccagactctctgcctgtacattGGAGtttaccccagtagacgaaagggttgcttccctgcgccttcgggtcggggaacgggtcctgactgctggttgtctgcgcttatgcaccaaacagcagttcagagtactacctttttggagtccctaggatgggtgctggacagtgccccgaccggagactccattgttctgctggcgGACTTCAAcactcacgtgggcaatgacagcaggacctggaggggcgtgattgggaggaacggcctgcctgatctgaactcgagtggtgttcagttattggacttttgtgcgggtcgcagtttggccataactaacaccatgttcaaacataaggatgtccatcggtgcacgtggcaccaggacagccgaGGTcacaggtcaatgatcgacttcgtagtcgtatcatttgacctgcggccatatgttctggacactcgggtgaagagaggagcagagctgtcaactgatcaccacctggcggtgagttggatcaggtggcaggggaggacgccgcatagacctggcaggcccaaacaagcagtgagggtctgctgggaacgcctggtggaagaacctgtccagatgatcttcaactcccacctccgggagagcttcaaTCGCatcccgagggcagagggggacattgagtccggatgggccttgttccgctctgccattgtcgaggcagCAGTTGcaagctgtggccgcaaggccacTGGAGCCAGTCGTGTTGgctgtcaggctgaagaaggaggcctacagggcatggttggtctgtgggtgtCCGGAAGCAGCTGGCGGGTActggcgggccaagcggagtgCAGCAGCGGCAGTCACGGAGGCAAcgactcgggcgtgggaggagttcagtgaggccatggagaaagactCGGCTCGAAagatcgatcggctccaaagaggttctggcaaaccgtccggtgCCTCGGGGGGGAAGgcagcaacttgctcacactgtttacagtgggggcggggagctgctgacgtcaactggggacattgttgggcagtggaaggaatactttgaggagctcctcaatcccaccaacacgaattccagtgaggaaacagagccgggggtctcgggggcgggtcgtccaatttctggggcagaagtcgccgaggtaGTGAAGCAACTCCGCTGCGGTGGAGCCCTGGGGGTGAATGAGATTCACCCtcgatatctcaaggctctggatgttgtagggctgtcctggctgacacgcctttGCAACATTGTGTGGACATcaggggcagtgcctctggagtggcagaccggggtggtggtccccattttcaagaaaggggaccagagggtgtgttccaactacatggggatcacactcctcagccgacccagtaaggtctactccagggtgctggagaagagggtccggtcaatagttgaacctcagattgaggaggagcaatgtggttttcgtcccggacgcggaaccgtggaccagctctttaccctcgccagggtgttggagggggcatgggagttcgcccaaccagtccacatgtgttttgtggatttggagaaggcttatgacTGTGTCCCCAttggcatcctgtggggggtgctccgggagtatggggttggtggccccttgctaagggccatccagtccctgtaccgaaggagcgcGAGTCTGGTTCGTGTGgccggcagtaagtcggacctgttcccagTGAGAGTTGGACTCTTGTTCATAACTTtaatggacagaatttctaggtgcagccgagtggtggagggtgtcaggttcggtgatgggagtaTCTTGTCCATGCTTtatgcggatgacgtggtcctcctagcccCATTGAACAGTGACTTCTGGCTCTTGCTGGGACGATTcacagccgagtgtgaagcggttgggatgagaatcagcacctccaagtctgaggccatggtcctcagccaaaaaagggtggattgcccactccaggtcgggggggggggggggtccttcctcaggtggaggagtttaagtatctcgggatcttgttcaagagtgagggtaggatggagcgggagattgacaggcggagcAAGAGATTgtttgacaggcggattggggcggcgtcagcagtgatgcaggcgcttaaccggtccgttgtggtgaagagggagcttagccagaaagcgaagctctcaatttaccggtcaatctaagttccaaccctcacctatgggcacaagctttgggtagtgactgaaagaacgagatcgcgagtacaagcagccgaaatgagtttcctcagcagggtggctgggctcaccCTTAGAAAaaagggtgaggagctcagacatccaggagggactcggagtagagccgctgctcctccacatcaagaggagccagttgaggtggttcgggcatctggtaaggatgcttTCCGGACGACTCCcctgggaggtgtttcgggcacgtccaaccgggaggagacctcggggccgccccaggacacgctggagggattacatcgcccggctggcctgggaacgcctcggggttccctcggaagagctgacagatgtggctggggagaggactgtctgggcttctttgctgaggctgctgcccccgcgacacggacccagataagcggaggacAATGAGtatgagtacgagtacgagtgtGGTGTACGCCCGACAACTGCATCTGAGTTGAGCCCCTCGCCCTTCCTCTCCCTGATAGCAGAGCTGAAGAGAGACAAGACATTCAGGAATGTGCATAACTTCATATCCGTTGGATTTTCCTGGACAATCTATCCAGAGTCTGTTACATTAAAATTAAGGTCACAGGTTTTAAGTTACTTCCTGTTCACTAACTTTTGATACTTGAAGTACTTTTTGTTGCTAATGCCtccaagctttttttttaagtaacattgtgaatgcaggacttttacttgtaaaagAGAATTCTGATTGTGTTATATTAAGATGTAAATACTTCTTCCACTGCAGGCATGAAGCAAACTTAAGATCAGCAGAACTGAGCTGCAAGAGAAATTGTCAAGAAAGCTTCAAAGCAGGAAAAATacgtgttaaaaaaaattgaaagttgaggttattttgtgtcacgTGTTCTCAAGCTCAAGAAGAAataactgtaaaaacacaaacaactaattaaaacaaaacaaaacaaaacaaaacatccttaAGGGACTCACATACATTCCGTACACAACACTGTCATGTTTGCTGTAATCGTTCCTCCTCATCACACTGGCCATTTAAAGATACCAACATCCTCACAAATATTAAGTAAAAATCtccaggccttgttttgtgcttGAGCCATCTGAGTTAATCACATCGGGTGGGAATCTTCTAAAGGTACAGATAAACAGTTTCACTGTAAAAGAGGTGGAACATAAACCCAATCTGTCCTGACAGTCTAACAGACTGAGAGAGGATTTATCACCCCAATACTTTCAGGCTTTAATATgctcaaaaaaagaagaaatatcaTGGAAAACTGAGAATAATGTGATTACTATTACTTTACTCATTTAGCAGTCTGTGCAAAAACAATTAGGAAGTAAACTcaaagtcaataaaacaggtgaAGGATCAGAATTTGACAAAGGCAGCATGACCTGAAGTGATTGAATCTGAAGGTAaagctctttctttctctctggagTCGAGTACATGGAAACTCTAACACCTCAAAACCTGCTGCTTCCACTTCACAATCACTTCTTTAACCAATTCAATACACAAACAACAAGCATAAATATAGTTTAAAGCTTCAACACTGTACGAtaagagcagctaatgttaagcctttatgcaaattaaataagaaagaaaagatTCAGCTCTTTCTCTAATAGTTTGTAAATGTGTCATCGccttcagacactgacaaagaaTTTCACTGAAGCACTTTTAAGGGAAACAAATGAAGAACCTTTAACGCCATCATCATTTTTACAAACTGTCTTCTGTGTAATGACATTTCTGTTCTCCTGCTTataactgaaaacatatttgtgaAGTCACACTGTGGAGTTTGATGGCACTGgacatcattaaaacattaaagcaCACGACAACAGCACATAATGAAAATGACAGGAACACTCACAGACCTCTGGGGCTTTCAGGGGAAATATCAAACGGTAAAAGCTCCATCTCTcctcagcagacagacacacagacagacagatgaacagATGGGTGGATGGAGGAAAATTCACTGTCAACAGAAAACAAGTGCAGAATAATGAATgtgtgaaaaagaaaagctttgTATGTAACCTAATGTGTGCACGAgctcagtgtgacagcagctgttacACAGTCAGAATGAAACTCTTTAAAAAGCTCTACAGCTGCACAGCACAAACAGCACGTCTTCATATTTGTCTTTTGAAcacaacagacagaaagaagatCTCATCATCTCACCTGAATGTGTGAATCTTTGCTGGGCTCAGTCACGTTCAGTCAGATAGAAGCTCAACTTCATCCACGTCCACATTTCGTCTTTTCAGGAGCGACTGAGCGTTTTCTGATTCTGATGGAGATGAAGGTGAGACCAAACATGGTTAATTACACAAAGTGACATCACATCctttcattaaaaatataaattgtaCACAGGACAGTAAGAGAATTCCAAAGGGACCTATTTTTAGTTACCTCTGTGGTTAAACAAGAAAACATGAGAAACATCATCGTCTTTGTTGCCACGGTAACAACTGCCCCCTTCAAATGTTTATTCTCCTCATTAAAGGTTCATTATAAAAGTAATTACTTTAattgcttgtgtgtttgtgtgtgtgtgtgtgtgtgtgtgtgtgtgtttgtacctgTTGTTGTGAAGTTATAAAGTTGGTCTGAGTCACAACTTTAAGAATCTTTCAGAGTTTCAGGGTTCATTTGcagttaaataataaaatgaataaatttgtACCAGTGACTGtaaataaagatggacgacatgtcTCTAGTGtccaaacatgaagccaaaaatttCCCGGATATGCAATGGCGGAGGTGTGGGGTGACAGGGGCTGGCTGTGGCCACCTCACGCTGATTCCTGGCCACCCTATTGGCCACCCTGGCCTGACCCCAACCACCGTAACATTAGTAATCCAGTATCAGTGGACCAGAGCACACCCATAGGCCAGTCACTACTGAGTGCCGGCGGGGCTGTCCAAATGCGAACGAACAACAGATATTCACAGGTAAGCTGTAATATCAGTGGGGAGATTCGCGTTTTGacgctagcaagctaacgttaactaacaGGAAAAGATAGCAAAAAGTAAGCATTGTCTAACTTCTTTATACATCAGTGAAGTCATCCTTAAACTGTTAAGTAAGCTACATGAGGCAAAAAACGATGTATCGTCACGTGTGTTTAGTCATTCCAACTAAAGTCACATTACTTTTTGAATAATTTTAATAACAGGgaaattgatgtttttaatgttcAGTAACTCCCCCAAATAAGTTAAATCAAACATAATAAATATGTCATAGTTTGATAAGTTGGGCTGTCAATTTTATGAATGTATTTGTTTAGTTAACTTTGCTAGTACTAGCTATAATGATGGTGGTCCTGTTGATATGTTCTGCATTTTGCGTTGGTGTATTATGTCAGAGCAGCACAGACATGAAGAGAAAGACAGCAGACATAGCTTCCTTCTTCAGTAAGGGAGCAGTCAGGAAGAAGAAGCCAACTGAGGCACAGAATGACAGACAGGGTGAGCAGATAGAAGAGACAGAttcagagagtgagagagaggagtgCCCAGTGAGTGGAGTGGTGCAAAGTCAGCCTCCAGGTAAAACGTTACAAACCCTCTCACACATGCACTTGGCCATAGTGTTACCCTCTTTGACAATGTCCACTAGTGTGTTACGTTCATGTACAGATCATGTTGAAAATTAGTTTACATGAAttttaaaaacctttaaaaaaaatagtttcagCGCCTTCAAGTCTGACACATATTATTTTTCAGTTGTTTCCAAAAGAGCCCAGCAGACAGACTCGGAGAGTGAGAGTGAGCAGCTCCCCCATACCAGTGGACCAAGAGGGCCTCCAGGTAAAGCTTCTCTTGTGTTGCTACCCTCTTGTTTATTCTGTCTATTAAACACATCATGCAGAAACTATGTTATCAAACCTTTTGGAAAACTATTCAAACACCTTAAAATCtgaaaaatctatttttagatGTTACTGACCTCATCAGCAGACAGActcagagagtgagagacaggAGCCCCCACCGCCCACTGGACCAAGAGGACCTCCAGGTATACTCCAGGTAAATAATATGCCTGTTCATGCATGCTAGGTTATCAATTGATATAATATTGTGAGATAATAAAGCTTTAATTTGGCATGTCTACACCGCAACATAACACGataaacaccaaaataaaagaagaCCTCACCAATATGCTGACTATCATATCAATGGTGCTATCTGGTATTATTGTAGACACAAATATaccatttaaaattttaatttagaGAAGGACAACATGTCCATTTGATTTCTAGAACTGGTACTTTTTCTGTAGTAGCTGTGTATCCTGCACAATTCAACTGTCCTACAGTATACATTATGCACTATATCCAGTGCAGATGTTGTGATTCAATATGACCACATttaacagcaacacaaacaaaagcacCTGTACACGGTAAATAATCAATAGCAATTTGGAACATGTCACATGTACTTactattttatgtatttaaatgtaTATTGTTTTACTGATGAGGTGAATAACAACAACAGTCTGTTAACTCTTcctatatacatttattttatctccTTTTATAGACAGAACAGAATAGGGTTGCTCGattatgtaaaaaataatagtaataaaaaaaacaagacacagaAAATGTGTGGAACATATGTACAGTTGCAGTATGTACGGCTGTACTATGTGAAGAGCCTCAGGGACACCTGGGATTGTTCCTCAAAAGCCTGGTTTGTTCCCTGCAAAGATTGTTGCCCCAGTAGCTAATAAGCTATTCAGCAGGCTCCAGATTAAGCAAAACAGTGCTAGATTCATAAATAAGTTTATGAATTTGGAATTTAACATATTCCTTCCTTTGGGGCGACAATCTTTGAAGGGAAGGAACCAGGCTTTTGAGGAATAATTCATCCTCTGAGGGGGGAGGTTGAGCGGCAGGAGGGCTCTGACGGAGGGATTCCAGGAGAAGCCGCTCAATCTGTGCCTGCCTGTCTTGCTCATCCACCCCCCTGGCTCTCTTCCTGGTCCTCCTCGTCACTGTATAAAATGGACACATCATATTTTGTGAAACTACTCCATCCAATCAACGCAAAAGATGACAATATCCAAGTTAATATTTGTTACACTATTGAAATCGGGCAACAGACAAAAAGACATGAGTCAAACATGAAAGGTAATCAAGACAGTACTTGTCATAGTGTCACAGTACacttaatgaaaaaa
It encodes the following:
- the LOC125898770 gene encoding olfactory receptor 10J4-like, which produces MIVFVFLLLGYIIILGGNSMIIFVVLTDSKLNSPMYFFLSNLSFVDILFTTTTIPKMLSGLLTDVNTISVPGCFLQMYFFFQLGVTDYAILTVMAYDRYVAICNPLRYTAVMTRPVRLLLIAGAWSFAAFCTLPATSMTWQRLYCGPNVVRNGWCDLSSVRRLVCGNTTIDNIVSISFVILALLTTGVLILTSYILIGVSISRMGVAQRLKAFRTCAAHLTVVSISYSSASCVYISYRVGKFSPEDRIIVSVLFSALTPFLNPMIYSLRNKELRESIRRTLSRFRSAAVLPTKDVNTVS